In Thiovibrio frasassiensis, one DNA window encodes the following:
- a CDS encoding FHA domain-containing protein produces MMQDGTINLEDYTKSDWTIMLNDRVITSFTTHEGSKLIIGRSPDADVTIDNTAISRHHSSLELRDGRHYLADLKSTNGTTVNGKKIASKVPVTNKDVIFIGKFRLLQAAADEQHTSSSYATAMDIDDEATVFVSSPRQQNLTQPSQAMPSSSNETYRLTVIEGNASPSTLSLDGKSSAKIGKDPSCDILIPGWLVSKTQCYVVSKKDKYYIVPQRSWANTKLNDVIIKEERLLRKGDIIQIKSVKIRFN; encoded by the coding sequence ATGATGCAGGACGGAACGATCAATCTCGAAGATTACACCAAATCAGATTGGACCATTATGCTGAATGACCGGGTTATCACAAGCTTTACGACCCATGAAGGCAGCAAGCTCATTATTGGCCGCAGCCCCGATGCGGATGTGACCATCGATAACACGGCCATATCCAGACACCACTCTTCCCTTGAGCTTCGCGATGGCCGACATTACCTGGCCGATTTGAAAAGCACCAACGGCACCACCGTCAATGGAAAAAAGATTGCCTCAAAGGTCCCGGTAACAAATAAAGACGTCATTTTCATCGGAAAATTTCGTTTGCTTCAGGCTGCGGCAGATGAACAGCATACTTCTTCATCATACGCCACAGCCATGGATATTGACGACGAAGCAACTGTCTTTGTCAGCTCTCCCCGACAACAGAACCTCACCCAGCCCAGTCAAGCCATGCCGTCTTCCTCTAACGAGACTTACAGACTCACGGTAATTGAAGGCAACGCTTCGCCAAGCACGCTCTCCCTTGACGGGAAGAGCAGCGCAAAAATCGGCAAGGATCCTTCCTGCGACATACTAATTCCCGGCTGGCTTGTCAGCAAGACCCAGTGCTATGTGGTGAGCAAAAAAGACAAATATTACATTGTACCCCAGCGTTCATGGGCGAATACCAAACTCAACGATGTCATCATCAAAGAGGAACGCCTCCTACGCAAAGGCGATATCATCCAGATCAAGAGTGTGAAAATCAGGTTCAATTAA
- a CDS encoding WD40 repeat domain-containing serine/threonine protein kinase, which produces MLARLFDQINKWKKGASSGIPGEPSARAIEPKLSPEIPQVPVWAPGDTILNRYHIEQVMSGSMGNVYISEHLGWKIKVAIKAPRPEVLADREGMRRILKEANSWVRMGMHPNVASCFYVLSVNKIPYLFIEFIDGGNLSDWIKAGRCRNLRTALSLAIQFCHGMEFTHQRGIIHRDIKPQNVLITKNSLLKITDFGILLAHGEIETGDGQVPGASTTDHEATIGFRGTLGYASPEQLRNAHTVDLRTDIFSFGLCLWMMLCGKKPFINNALKHKIPTPTPVTPDVKFPKVLKDILRKSVAYNPEERYQNFAEMRTALNEAYTAAFNTACPYAELSNIDLRADSLNNRAVSLFELGESKEASACLSKTLEINEMLPEAVYNMILLNWRSGTKATKIIRQIETAKKRGATAPWLTEMEAAVKRSMVSDKVEPNKQQFPEFRLCLPKNSLEIFREGQLHLSVQRNILDHLDNKRYGPCHDILMTAWKNSSFKKDKIFNMVYHRLLLVGTKKKVLGVQRFLTLKGDEGPTKHLAHIPNTKKFVAAGPEGKIILHDLGATAHQSFVLGKGGSAITALAICPMGKYIAVGAQDGTVCLFSTKTGKQESKETAHKGQVHALAFNENGRHLASGGADGIMKIRKLGTGPEMSTSIQEGGSVRAIIYTGKGLSLVTGSEDGSVRFWDANGKECTRIIEAHAMPVISLANSLDGQRFISASTDRHLKVWEHTTGRCLKSIKAHDETISSALFLQDNQTLISGCEDDIIKLWDASSGECLAILDGRGDGIYSLAHGPKPHTFLSGRKDGAIVFWMVIYQLHFE; this is translated from the coding sequence ATGCTTGCGAGACTCTTTGACCAAATAAACAAGTGGAAAAAAGGCGCCTCTTCCGGCATCCCAGGGGAGCCGTCCGCCAGAGCCATCGAACCCAAACTCTCTCCTGAAATCCCGCAGGTGCCTGTCTGGGCCCCTGGAGACACCATTCTTAACCGGTATCATATCGAACAGGTTATGTCTGGCTCCATGGGCAATGTTTACATTTCCGAACATCTCGGCTGGAAAATAAAGGTCGCCATTAAAGCCCCCCGGCCGGAAGTCCTTGCCGACCGTGAAGGCATGCGCCGCATACTCAAGGAGGCCAACAGCTGGGTCAGGATGGGCATGCATCCCAATGTCGCGTCCTGTTTCTATGTGCTTTCCGTCAACAAAATCCCCTATCTTTTCATTGAATTCATCGATGGCGGAAATCTTTCCGACTGGATCAAGGCAGGCCGGTGCCGAAACCTCCGGACCGCCTTGTCACTGGCCATCCAGTTCTGTCACGGCATGGAATTTACCCACCAGCGCGGGATCATCCATCGCGACATCAAACCCCAGAATGTCCTGATCACCAAAAACTCCTTGTTAAAAATAACCGATTTCGGCATCCTCCTTGCCCATGGAGAGATCGAAACAGGCGATGGCCAGGTTCCCGGCGCGAGCACTACGGATCACGAGGCAACCATCGGGTTCCGGGGCACCCTGGGCTACGCCTCCCCGGAACAGTTGCGCAATGCCCATACTGTTGACCTGCGAACGGATATTTTTTCATTCGGCCTCTGCCTCTGGATGATGCTCTGCGGCAAGAAGCCCTTTATCAACAATGCGCTGAAGCATAAAATACCCACCCCGACTCCGGTGACGCCGGACGTCAAATTCCCGAAAGTGCTTAAAGATATTTTACGCAAAAGCGTGGCCTACAACCCTGAAGAGCGTTATCAAAATTTCGCCGAAATGCGCACGGCCTTGAACGAAGCATATACCGCCGCCTTTAACACCGCCTGCCCCTATGCCGAACTCAGCAATATCGACCTCAGAGCGGACAGTCTCAACAACAGGGCTGTTTCCCTGTTTGAGCTGGGGGAAAGCAAGGAGGCTTCCGCCTGCCTGAGCAAAACCCTTGAAATCAACGAGATGCTCCCCGAAGCTGTATACAATATGATTCTGCTCAATTGGCGCTCGGGGACAAAGGCGACAAAAATTATTCGCCAGATCGAAACCGCCAAGAAACGCGGAGCCACAGCGCCCTGGCTCACCGAAATGGAGGCGGCGGTAAAACGCAGCATGGTTTCCGACAAGGTCGAACCAAACAAACAGCAGTTCCCGGAATTTCGCCTGTGCCTTCCGAAAAACTCTCTAGAAATATTCCGGGAAGGACAACTCCACCTCTCGGTACAGCGCAACATCCTCGACCATTTGGATAATAAACGCTATGGCCCCTGCCATGATATCCTGATGACCGCATGGAAAAACAGCAGCTTCAAAAAAGACAAAATTTTCAACATGGTCTATCACCGGCTCTTGCTGGTTGGCACCAAAAAGAAAGTGCTGGGAGTGCAGCGCTTTCTGACCCTAAAAGGAGATGAAGGGCCGACAAAGCATCTTGCCCATATCCCCAACACGAAGAAATTTGTTGCCGCCGGTCCCGAAGGAAAAATAATCCTTCACGACCTGGGCGCTACCGCCCACCAAAGCTTTGTCTTGGGAAAAGGCGGCAGTGCCATCACCGCGTTGGCCATCTGCCCAATGGGAAAATATATCGCCGTAGGCGCTCAGGATGGAACCGTCTGCCTTTTTTCCACAAAGACCGGCAAGCAGGAATCAAAAGAAACTGCCCATAAAGGCCAGGTGCACGCCTTGGCCTTTAACGAAAATGGCCGCCACCTCGCCTCCGGTGGTGCAGACGGGATCATGAAGATCCGCAAACTTGGCACCGGCCCGGAAATGAGCACCTCCATTCAGGAAGGCGGCTCTGTCCGCGCCATTATCTATACCGGTAAAGGGTTGAGCCTGGTAACAGGAAGCGAAGACGGCTCTGTGCGTTTCTGGGACGCCAACGGCAAAGAATGCACGAGAATTATCGAAGCGCATGCCATGCCGGTCATCTCTCTGGCAAATTCCCTTGATGGCCAGCGCTTTATCTCTGCCAGCACCGACCGGCACCTTAAGGTTTGGGAACACACGACCGGACGCTGCCTCAAATCGATCAAGGCCCATGACGAAACCATTTCTTCCGCCTTGTTTCTCCAGGACAATCAGACCCTGATCTCCGGCTGTGAAGATGACATCATCAAGCTTTGGGATGCGAGCAGCGGTGAATGCCTGGCCATTCTTGACGGCAGAGGCGACGGCATTTACAGTTTAGCGCACGGACCCAAGCCCCACACCTTTCTTTCCGGAAGAAAAGATGGGGCTATTGTCTTCTGGATGGTCATTTACCAACTGCACTTTGAGTAA
- a CDS encoding HDOD domain-containing protein, whose amino-acid sequence MTETSPPSSGKLAEIFTKMNMGELPAMSHNVQELIALTHSSQSAGYELSKVILKDYSLTNKVLQVVNSAFYSLGRPVNSISRAVTIIGFDAVRDLATGIALFEDFVKNGVEKEGISKLLTRSFLSALQARDLAVEKNLNIVPEEAFICALLHNLGKIIVCIYMPEISREIEEKVAGGMSEDAATRQVLEGLTFEQIGVEVATFWNLSDKVCASMNPNPPEPQNTYDALGYLKNVANFSNKLIEHVCEEKDIDGLLRQYGEMLSMNLEEAVERVNKTVDASEDISESIRYGLAKLKMRSRLRGLEEAVKAPKTARKKKDKSEKVSGGEEAVREKDNVLEELGIQELEELPTSPDKSINDFIHDITETLMGPFNLNDFYINLLEGLYRGIGFDRVLLAVISVQPTRRVLVGRFGLGDIDPAGIAKFEHDLAPSDYVIPKSLKACKDMAVPPNAPGAFPESLKFFVKDRTVYLFPICLDDKPIGLIYLDRKKGRPKLDSNRIKATRLFRDFAVMAIRKLRSRK is encoded by the coding sequence ATGACTGAGACCTCACCGCCTTCAAGCGGTAAACTAGCGGAAATATTCACAAAAATGAACATGGGCGAACTCCCGGCCATGTCCCATAATGTCCAGGAATTGATCGCCCTGACCCACAGCAGTCAAAGTGCGGGCTACGAGCTTTCCAAGGTCATCCTTAAAGATTATTCCCTTACCAATAAAGTATTGCAGGTGGTCAATTCCGCCTTTTATTCCCTTGGCCGCCCGGTCAATTCCATCTCCAGGGCTGTGACCATTATCGGCTTTGATGCGGTGCGTGACCTTGCCACCGGCATTGCCCTGTTCGAGGATTTCGTTAAAAACGGCGTTGAGAAAGAGGGGATCAGTAAGCTGCTCACCCGTTCCTTTCTCAGCGCGCTGCAGGCCCGTGATCTGGCGGTTGAGAAAAATCTCAACATCGTGCCGGAAGAGGCGTTTATTTGTGCACTGCTGCATAATCTCGGGAAGATTATTGTCTGCATCTACATGCCGGAAATCTCTCGGGAGATCGAAGAGAAGGTTGCCGGCGGCATGTCCGAGGATGCCGCTACCCGGCAGGTTCTCGAGGGGTTGACCTTTGAGCAAATAGGGGTTGAAGTGGCAACCTTCTGGAATTTGTCCGACAAGGTCTGCGCTTCCATGAATCCCAATCCCCCGGAGCCTCAAAATACTTACGATGCCCTCGGCTATTTGAAGAATGTAGCAAATTTCTCCAATAAACTCATTGAGCATGTCTGTGAGGAAAAGGATATCGACGGTCTTTTGCGTCAATATGGCGAAATGCTGTCAATGAATTTGGAAGAGGCTGTTGAGCGGGTCAACAAGACGGTCGACGCTTCGGAGGACATCTCCGAGTCCATCCGTTACGGGCTTGCCAAGTTGAAGATGCGCAGCCGTTTGCGGGGGCTTGAGGAGGCCGTCAAGGCGCCAAAAACTGCGCGGAAGAAAAAGGATAAAAGCGAAAAGGTTTCGGGGGGGGAGGAGGCTGTCCGAGAAAAAGACAACGTTTTGGAAGAACTCGGCATTCAGGAGCTGGAAGAGTTGCCCACCAGTCCGGATAAATCCATCAACGATTTTATCCACGATATTACCGAGACGTTAATGGGGCCTTTCAACCTCAATGACTTTTACATCAATTTGCTGGAAGGTTTGTACCGGGGCATTGGTTTTGATCGGGTGCTCCTGGCGGTGATCAGCGTGCAGCCAACGCGTCGGGTTTTAGTCGGGCGTTTTGGCCTGGGCGATATTGACCCCGCCGGAATCGCTAAATTCGAGCACGATCTTGCTCCGAGTGACTACGTCATCCCCAAGTCCCTCAAGGCATGCAAGGACATGGCCGTCCCGCCGAATGCCCCAGGCGCCTTTCCTGAGAGCCTCAAGTTCTTTGTGAAGGACCGGACGGTGTATCTTTTTCCAATCTGTCTTGACGACAAACCCATCGGGCTTATCTACCTTGACCGGAAAAAAGGCAGGCCGAAACTTGATTCAAACCGGATCAAGGCGACTCGATTATTCCGTGATTTTGCGGTGATGGCGATCCGTAAGCTCCGCAGCCGCAAGTAG
- a CDS encoding DUF3786 domain-containing protein, producing MTPIEIVKRTPKNNCGQCGYPSCLAFSAAVAKSGEDFGKCPYLDTTGLNVVQQQGAALEELSEQRDLALIEYLKGKISTLDFTRIAAPLGATLCGKDNQTLSFSFLGQTVLLNREGILLDGHVPDDPRDQILLYNYIHSQGGVDPTQDWIGLETLPNSISKVRTLATYCEKRLAELFSPLPAATIIAACHRLGGVEAPTLSATLGCIIPVLPKIPQYLVYWEAEPEDGFAPKVKILFDRQVLNFLDLESLIFSAERLAERLAVLLA from the coding sequence ATGACTCCCATCGAGATTGTCAAACGCACCCCAAAGAACAATTGCGGACAATGTGGCTATCCCAGCTGTCTTGCCTTTTCCGCGGCAGTCGCCAAAAGTGGAGAGGACTTCGGCAAATGTCCCTATCTTGACACCACAGGCCTGAACGTTGTGCAACAACAAGGGGCCGCCCTTGAGGAGCTTTCCGAGCAACGCGATCTTGCCCTGATCGAATACCTGAAAGGCAAGATTTCCACCCTGGACTTTACCCGGATCGCCGCCCCATTGGGTGCCACCCTCTGCGGCAAGGACAATCAGACCCTGTCTTTTTCGTTTCTGGGACAGACTGTTCTCCTGAACAGAGAAGGGATCCTCCTTGATGGGCACGTACCGGATGATCCCAGGGATCAAATCCTCCTCTATAACTATATCCACTCCCAGGGGGGAGTGGACCCTACCCAGGACTGGATCGGCCTGGAAACCCTGCCAAACTCGATTTCAAAGGTGCGGACCCTCGCCACTTACTGCGAAAAGAGATTGGCCGAACTCTTTTCCCCTCTTCCTGCTGCAACAATCATCGCTGCCTGCCATCGCCTGGGTGGCGTTGAGGCTCCCACTCTCTCGGCAACGCTCGGCTGCATCATCCCTGTGCTGCCCAAGATTCCCCAATATCTTGTCTATTGGGAGGCTGAGCCGGAAGACGGCTTTGCCCCAAAGGTCAAGATTCTTTTCGATCGTCAGGTTCTCAATTTTCTCGATCTGGAATCCTTGATTTTTTCGGCGGAACGACTGGCAGAACGTCTTGCCGTTTTGCTTGCCTAA
- the recN gene encoding DNA repair protein RecN, which yields MLKELIITNLALIEKLHVSFAEGLTVLTGETGAGKSIILQAIHLLEGGKAAATWIRGGAETATVEALFELNPQHEIILEKLAEMGYDPEPELVVKRVVSLKGASRYFMNGSLATAKAVGEVMENLLSVASQHDHQQLLQPRSHLDCIDAVGGLWPQRLVVAQFYDKWQECKHLHQALVAKERDKEQRRDFLAFQVGEIEEAGPSPGEDAALILERDRLRASDDLIGLGKKSWHLLADAVNTPLSAVRKNLAQMAAFDPGLAGLAEEVAGNCFQLEDHVLAIRNYVETLASDPARLDVVTARLDLLQRLKRKYGGELDAVIVFGREARQELAEIEALDERLAALEKEMRGHEADLREAAALLSQSRQAAAQELAGKIRAALAALCFEQAVFEICFKGEPGQQLGSISRLGWDRPEFMFSANQGEEPKPLAKVASGGELSRLMLALKTLLAQKDQVDTVIFDEIDAGISGKAAEAVARKIRELSAHHQVFCITHLPQIASLADEHFLVQKSVVDARTQTTIIPLAVEKREQELARMLDGDSVSEQTLAYVRTLMERKVAL from the coding sequence ATGCTGAAGGAACTTATCATCACCAATCTTGCCCTCATCGAGAAACTGCATGTTTCTTTTGCCGAAGGGCTGACGGTTCTTACCGGCGAGACCGGCGCCGGGAAATCCATCATCTTGCAGGCCATCCATCTGCTCGAGGGGGGAAAGGCCGCGGCCACCTGGATAAGAGGCGGGGCGGAGACGGCAACGGTGGAAGCCCTGTTTGAACTGAACCCCCAGCATGAGATCATTCTGGAGAAGCTGGCCGAGATGGGATATGACCCCGAACCCGAGCTGGTGGTCAAGCGGGTTGTTTCCTTGAAGGGGGCGAGCCGTTATTTCATGAACGGGAGTCTTGCCACGGCCAAGGCGGTGGGTGAGGTGATGGAAAATCTGCTCAGCGTCGCCAGTCAACATGATCATCAGCAACTCTTGCAGCCCCGCAGTCATCTTGATTGTATTGACGCGGTTGGCGGCCTCTGGCCGCAGCGGCTCGTCGTTGCCCAGTTTTATGACAAATGGCAGGAGTGCAAGCATCTCCATCAGGCGCTCGTGGCAAAGGAACGGGATAAGGAGCAGCGCCGGGATTTTCTCGCCTTTCAGGTCGGGGAGATTGAAGAGGCCGGACCCAGCCCTGGCGAAGATGCAGCCCTGATTCTTGAGCGTGACCGGCTGCGTGCCTCCGACGACCTGATCGGTCTGGGGAAGAAAAGCTGGCATCTTTTGGCCGATGCGGTCAATACCCCGCTTTCGGCGGTGCGTAAAAACCTGGCTCAGATGGCCGCCTTTGACCCGGGCCTTGCCGGGCTTGCCGAAGAGGTGGCCGGGAATTGTTTTCAGCTGGAAGACCATGTCCTTGCCATCCGCAACTATGTGGAGACCCTTGCCAGTGATCCGGCGCGTCTCGATGTGGTTACGGCCCGTCTTGATCTGTTGCAGCGGCTCAAAAGAAAATATGGCGGGGAATTGGACGCGGTCATCGTTTTCGGGCGCGAGGCCAGGCAGGAACTTGCGGAAATCGAGGCGCTGGATGAACGGCTGGCTGCCTTGGAGAAAGAAATGCGTGGGCACGAAGCCGACCTGCGCGAGGCGGCGGCGTTGCTGTCCCAGTCACGTCAGGCTGCGGCTCAGGAGTTGGCCGGTAAGATTCGTGCTGCTCTTGCCGCGCTCTGCTTTGAACAGGCGGTTTTCGAGATCTGTTTTAAAGGAGAGCCCGGGCAGCAGTTGGGCAGCATCTCCCGGTTGGGCTGGGATCGTCCGGAATTCATGTTTTCCGCCAATCAGGGCGAGGAGCCCAAGCCCTTGGCCAAGGTTGCCTCGGGCGGCGAATTGTCGCGCTTGATGTTGGCCTTGAAGACCCTTCTGGCCCAGAAGGATCAAGTGGATACGGTTATCTTCGATGAGATCGATGCCGGAATCAGCGGCAAGGCGGCAGAGGCGGTGGCCAGGAAAATCCGGGAGCTGTCAGCCCATCATCAGGTTTTTTGCATTACCCATCTCCCGCAGATTGCCTCCCTGGCTGACGAGCATTTTCTGGTGCAAAAATCCGTGGTAGATGCACGGACCCAAACCACCATTATCCCGCTGGCCGTTGAAAAACGAGAGCAGGAACTTGCCAGGATGCTCGATGGAGACTCGGTCAGCGAGCAGACCCTCGCCTATGTGCGCACGCTCATGGAGCGGAAGGTTGCCTTGTGA
- a CDS encoding M48 family metallopeptidase — protein sequence MNHKTTVRRFIACILCAVFILGNGTAPRFSPAPAQAFTIGEEREVGEKLLSIIRKEFTLLDDPDLTEYVTTLGRETLQLAGPQFFDYHFFIIDNKEFNAFAAPSGLIFFHSGLIDLCDTEGELVSVLSHEIGHAASRHIADRISKSGKVNATTTALMLAGLLLGQGGALSQAVVTGSMAGGLTANLNFSRQDEEEADRLSYKWMQEEKRDPADMVNMLKKMRRVSRYHRKQVPTYLLTHPEPENRIGYIEDLILQDPPKKIQAQDEFAYQRFKYRVQALTRDTQSILPILKNKAEEPTTLQNDPMVFFGLSQAYLANRDYPKAEEALQKVIRRFPDKQILKTDLGRIKLEAGETKGALEIFQEIYKLDPNGVYNAYYLAKALQQDGEAAKAVLIYENLSERLPTYAKLYQEIGRIRAALGNKALGHYNLGLYHYYEGSSLTARYHIEEALKGLTEKDPLFAKVKDLKNKIIRIDKM from the coding sequence ATGAATCACAAGACAACGGTACGACGCTTCATCGCCTGCATTCTCTGTGCTGTTTTCATCCTCGGAAACGGAACCGCACCGCGCTTTTCCCCAGCACCGGCCCAGGCTTTCACCATTGGCGAGGAACGGGAGGTTGGCGAAAAACTCCTCTCCATCATCCGCAAGGAATTTACCCTGCTTGATGATCCCGACCTCACCGAATATGTAACCACCCTCGGGAGAGAGACCCTGCAGCTCGCGGGGCCGCAGTTCTTTGATTATCATTTCTTCATCATCGACAACAAGGAATTCAATGCCTTCGCCGCCCCGTCCGGCCTGATTTTTTTCCATTCAGGCCTCATTGACCTCTGCGACACGGAGGGCGAACTGGTCAGCGTCCTCTCCCACGAAATCGGCCATGCCGCAAGCCGCCATATCGCCGACCGGATCAGCAAATCAGGCAAGGTCAACGCTACCACCACGGCCCTGATGCTGGCCGGCCTGCTCCTTGGCCAAGGAGGAGCCCTTTCCCAGGCCGTTGTCACCGGCTCCATGGCCGGGGGGCTGACCGCAAACCTTAATTTCAGCCGCCAGGACGAAGAAGAGGCCGACCGCTTGTCCTACAAATGGATGCAAGAGGAAAAGCGTGATCCGGCGGACATGGTGAATATGCTCAAAAAAATGCGGCGGGTCAGCCGCTATCACCGGAAACAGGTCCCCACCTACCTCCTTACCCATCCAGAACCGGAAAACAGGATCGGCTACATTGAAGACCTCATCCTACAGGATCCGCCCAAAAAAATCCAAGCCCAGGATGAGTTCGCTTACCAGAGATTCAAATACCGGGTCCAGGCCCTTACCCGGGACACGCAATCGATCCTGCCTATCCTGAAAAACAAGGCGGAGGAGCCAACCACCCTCCAGAATGACCCCATGGTTTTCTTTGGCCTCTCCCAAGCCTATCTGGCCAACCGTGATTATCCCAAGGCAGAAGAGGCACTCCAGAAAGTTATCCGCCGCTTTCCAGACAAGCAGATTCTCAAAACAGATCTCGGCAGGATAAAACTTGAGGCGGGAGAAACAAAGGGTGCCCTGGAAATCTTCCAGGAAATATATAAATTGGATCCCAACGGGGTATACAACGCCTACTATCTTGCCAAAGCCCTGCAGCAAGACGGAGAGGCTGCCAAGGCGGTCCTGATCTATGAAAACCTGAGCGAACGTCTGCCGACCTATGCAAAACTCTATCAGGAGATCGGCAGAATCAGAGCCGCCCTTGGCAACAAAGCACTCGGCCACTACAACCTCGGCCTGTACCATTACTATGAAGGATCAAGCCTCACCGCCCGTTACCACATCGAGGAGGCGCTGAAAGGCCTCACCGAAAAAGACCCTCTTTTCGCCAAGGTAAAAGACCTGAAAAACAAGATCATTCGCATAGACAAGATGTGA
- a CDS encoding PP2C family protein-serine/threonine phosphatase, whose amino-acid sequence MIFGFLKKLCKSKPRAISFYGRTDTGMVRGHNEDSFCSLRNRRLFVVADGMGGHNAGEIASRLAIEALLESLSEEKIREIRGNDEKIHQSMLEAFHHANQAVMNKASADETMKGMGCTMVACLLDENRLHTCHVGDARCYLSEKGVLKQITTDHTAVTYVQRIDANNKEIQVPRHVVTRAIGFNSPEGPEYHKNIVLPGTRVLLCSDGLWNMIDHTHIEQILLNASSPEKASETLVKAANDQGGRDNITALVIFY is encoded by the coding sequence ATGATCTTCGGGTTCTTAAAGAAACTCTGTAAAAGCAAGCCCAGAGCCATTTCCTTTTATGGCCGCACGGATACGGGAATGGTCCGCGGCCATAACGAAGACAGCTTCTGCTCCCTCCGCAACCGGCGGCTTTTCGTGGTCGCCGATGGCATGGGCGGCCATAATGCCGGCGAGATTGCCAGCCGGTTGGCCATCGAAGCCCTGCTCGAATCTCTTTCTGAAGAAAAAATCCGGGAAATCCGGGGCAACGATGAAAAGATCCACCAGAGTATGTTGGAGGCCTTCCATCATGCCAATCAGGCTGTAATGAACAAGGCCTCCGCGGATGAGACCATGAAAGGGATGGGCTGCACCATGGTCGCCTGCCTCCTTGACGAAAACCGCCTCCACACCTGCCACGTTGGGGATGCCCGCTGTTATCTCTCCGAAAAGGGCGTCCTGAAGCAGATCACCACGGACCATACCGCTGTTACGTACGTCCAGAGAATCGATGCCAACAACAAAGAGATTCAGGTTCCTCGCCATGTGGTTACCAGGGCCATCGGCTTCAACTCCCCGGAGGGTCCGGAATACCACAAAAACATTGTGCTCCCTGGCACCAGGGTACTGCTCTGTTCCGACGGGTTATGGAATATGATTGACCACACCCACATCGAGCAGATCCTCCTCAATGCCTCCTCCCCGGAAAAAGCCAGCGAAACGCTGGTCAAGGCAGCCAACGACCAAGGCGGACGCGACAACATCACCGCCCTGGTAATTTTTTACTAG
- a CDS encoding replication-associated recombination protein A, which yields MARQPAPHTAPLAERLRPQTIDDFVGQKQLLGEDKLLRRLIQQNYLPSLLLWGPPGTGKTTLARILSRTTGAEFTFFSAVLSGVKDIREIVVQAQTAKDERNGATILFVDEIHRFNKSQQDAFLPHVESGLLTLIGATTENPSFHVIAPLLSRCRVLVLEPLSPENLQTILQRAITDQEQGLGSWQISVEPEAAAHLARIADGDGRSLLNSLEIAANLAEADAKGQRQITLATVEEAIQRKSLRYDADGEEHYNLISALHKSLRDSDPDGALYWLCRMLASGEEPLYVVRRLIRFASEDIGNADPQALMIAINARNSYQTLGTPEGELALAQAVTYLATAPKSNAVYAAYNAVMQDIRRTGSLPVPLHLRNAPTSLMKDLGYGQGYQYAHDDPHALVDQHHLPTQLEGKTYYQPANRGYEAIIRDRLGKWRQLLRDRKKTGAVTK from the coding sequence ATGGCCCGACAACCTGCCCCACACACCGCCCCTTTAGCAGAACGACTCCGCCCGCAAACAATAGATGATTTTGTCGGGCAAAAACAACTGCTTGGCGAGGATAAGCTCCTGCGCCGCCTCATCCAGCAAAACTACCTGCCCTCCCTCCTTCTCTGGGGTCCGCCCGGCACTGGCAAAACCACCCTGGCCCGGATCTTATCGCGGACAACCGGCGCCGAATTTACTTTCTTTTCCGCAGTCCTTTCCGGGGTCAAGGATATTCGGGAAATAGTGGTGCAAGCCCAAACCGCAAAAGATGAGCGGAACGGTGCCACCATACTTTTCGTGGACGAAATCCATCGCTTCAACAAAAGCCAGCAAGACGCCTTTCTCCCCCACGTGGAGAGCGGCCTCCTGACCCTCATCGGCGCAACCACCGAAAACCCCTCTTTCCATGTGATCGCGCCCCTGCTCTCCCGTTGTCGGGTTCTGGTCCTTGAACCCTTGAGCCCGGAGAATTTGCAGACCATCCTCCAGCGGGCCATCACGGACCAGGAACAGGGCTTGGGCTCCTGGCAGATCTCCGTAGAGCCGGAAGCGGCCGCACACCTGGCAAGGATTGCCGACGGAGATGGCCGCAGCCTGCTGAACAGTCTGGAAATCGCCGCCAATCTCGCCGAAGCCGATGCCAAAGGGCAGCGGCAGATTACTCTGGCCACGGTGGAAGAAGCCATCCAGCGCAAAAGCCTGCGCTATGATGCAGACGGCGAAGAACACTACAATCTGATCTCAGCCCTGCACAAGAGCCTGCGGGACAGCGATCCGGACGGCGCCCTGTACTGGTTGTGCCGGATGCTCGCCTCCGGCGAGGAGCCCTTATACGTGGTCCGCCGGCTTATCCGTTTTGCCTCGGAAGACATCGGCAATGCGGACCCGCAGGCCCTCATGATTGCCATCAACGCGAGAAACTCCTATCAGACCCTGGGCACTCCGGAGGGAGAACTGGCCCTGGCCCAGGCTGTCACCTACCTTGCCACCGCCCCCAAGAGCAATGCCGTTTATGCTGCCTACAACGCGGTGATGCAGGACATACGGCGCACGGGCAGCCTGCCGGTGCCGCTCCATCTCCGGAACGCGCCAACCTCGCTGATGAAGGACCTCGGCTATGGTCAGGGCTACCAGTATGCCCACGATGACCCACATGCCCTGGTGGATCAACATCATTTACCGACCCAACTTGAGGGGAAAACCTATTATCAACCCGCCAATCGGGGCTATGAAGCAATCATCCGTGACCGGCTGGGCAAATGGCGGCAGCTGCTGCGAGACCGGAAAAAAACAGGAGCCGTCACAAAGTAA